A genomic stretch from Strongyloides ratti genome assembly S_ratti_ED321, chromosome : 1 includes:
- a CDS encoding Acetylcholinesterase, producing MIIRKFYCFGNLYLIFLVILIWIKNSKSHFTSTQPLIYLSDGSPILGQTLLAPNGKIVTQFLGVPFAEPPIGNLRFRKPLPKKPWRHVLNATTPPNACVQSLDTYFGDFFGADSWNCHGPLSEDCLYLNIYIPNEIDSTKKLAVLIWIYGGGFWSGCSSLDVYDGKIFATEENVIIVTLNYRVTVFGFLYMGREEAPGNMGLWDQLMAMKWVHKHIEVFGGDPETVTIFGESAGAASVSMHMLSEKSTPYFKRAILQSGSATAPWALENRKVALHRVLVVYEHMKCGNISRNLDEVNMDKVLDCFMKASAKKILDSEWSPVMEFADFPWVPVIDGDFLVEQASTSLKEGRFKKTDLLVGSNQDEAIYFIVYQLGDIFPPEEFFVKKEFIKNRENWIRSIHNLLPRQFLKNSLAMSAIIHEYEPNSLPVKPQSWVDSLDKMLGDFQFTCNVNEFALAHAIHGGQTYYYMFSHRASEQTWPEWMGVLHGYEINFIFGEPYNTDKYSYTKEEQELASRFMRYWANFARTGNPNKNPDGTFTADNWPKYTQHTMEYMNLTIESAYANGAKLIGTGPRRKECSFWKAVLPNLITATNDVGESVIHWRNLMSKWENEYIVDWQFHFEQYKKYQSYRHSDANGYCDL from the exons atgattattCGAAAATTTTATTGCTTCGGAAATTTGtatcttatatttttagttatattaaTTTGGATTAAg aattcaAAATCACATTTTACATCAACACAACCTCTTATTTATCTATCTGATGGTTCACCTATATTAGGGCAAACATTATTAGCTCCAAATGGAAAGATAGTTACACAATTTTTAGGAGTGCCTTTTGCTGAACCACCAATAGGAAATTTAAGATTTAGAAAACCATTACCTAAAAAACCATGGAGACATGTTTTAAATGCAACAACACCCCCAAATGCATGTGTCCAATCATTAGATACCTATTTTGGTGATTTTTTTGGTGCAGATTCATGGAATTGTCATGGTCCTTTATCTGAAGATTGTTTAtatcttaatatatatataccaaATGAAATTGATTCAACCAAAAAGTTAGCTGTACTGATATGGATATATGGTGGTGGATTTTGGAGTGGTTGTTCAAGTCTAGATGTATATGATGGAAAAATATTTGCTACTGAggaaaatgttattattgtTACATTAAATTATAGAGTTACAGTTTTTGGTTTTCTTTATATGGGAAGAGAAGAAGCACCAGGAAATATGGGATTATGGGATCAATTAATGGCAATGAAATGGGTACATAAACATATAGAGGTATTTGGTGGTGATCCAGAAACAGTAACAATATTTGGTGAATCAGCTGGTGCTGCTTCTGTTTCAATGCATATGCTTAGTGAAAAATCAACaccatattttaaaagagcCATACTTCAGTCCGGAAGTGCCACAGCTCCATGGGCATTAGAAAATAGAAAAGTTGCATTACATAGAGTACTTGTAGTATATGAACATATGAAATGTGGTAATATTTCAAGAAATTTAGATGAAGTAAATATGGATAAAGTATTAGATTGCTTTATGAAAGCAAGTGCCAAAAAAATTCTTGATTCGGAATGGTCACCAGTAATGGAATTTGCTGATTTTCCCTGGGTACCTGTTATTGATGGTGATTTTTTGGTTGAACAAGCCTCAACATCATTAAAAGAAGGgcgttttaaaaaaacagaTTTATTAGTTGGTTCCAATCAAGATGAagcaatatattttattgtctATCAATTAGGAGATATTTTTCCTCCTGAagaattttttgtaaaaaaagaatttataaaaaatagagAAAATTGGATTAGGAGTATTCATAATTTATTACCaagacaatttttaaaaaattcattagCTATGTCAGCTATAATACATGAGTATGAACCAAATTCTTTACCTGTTAAACCTCAGTCATGGGTTGATTCATTAGATAAAATGCTTGGAGATTTTCAATTTACTTGTAATGTTAATGAATTTGCCTTAGCTCATGCCATACATGGTGGACAgacatattattatatgttttCTCATCGAGCCTCAGAACAAACATGGCCAGAATGGATGGGTGTTTTACATGgttatgaaataaattttatttttggtgAACCTTATAATACTGATAAATATAGTTATACTAAAGAGGAACAAGAATTAGCAAGTAGATTTATGAGATATTGGGCAAATTTTGCAAGAACAGG taatccTAATAAAAATCCAGATGGTACATTTACTGCAGATAATTGGCCAAAATATACTCAACATACGATGGAATATATGAATTTAACAATTGAATCAGCATACGCAAATGGTGCCAAACTTATTGGAACTGGACCTCGTCGAAAAGAATGCTCATTCTGGAAAGCAGTTCTTCCCAATTTGATAACAGCAACAAATGATGTAGGAGAATCAGTTATACATTGGAGAAATTTAATGTCTAAATGGGAGAATGAATATATCGTAGATTGGCAATTTCACTTTGAGCAATATAAGAAATATCAATCCTATAGACATTCCGATGCCAATGGTTATTGTGATCTctaa